In Rubrobacter radiotolerans DSM 5868, a genomic segment contains:
- a CDS encoding PLP-dependent aminotransferase family protein, with amino-acid sequence MPLVDLDRFDFLYANRVKGMKTAATRDLMATLSRPGIISLAGGFPDTRAFGEEAFRDLSSAIARDSAQALQYGPTGGLEGIKDVIAEVMRAEGTPADQDNVFITTGAQQALDLVAKVFLDEGDAILCEGPTYAGALNAFAAYRPRIAHVPMDRAGIIPSAARETLKRAKKQGLHVKFIYTVPNFQNPGGVTLAKERRRELLDLAREFDLVIVEDNPYGMLRFEGEPLPTLAALEIEEHGDVDRVVYLGTFSKIFAPGVRLGWVHAQPGILHKINVGKQGADLCSSNLSQIMITSYFQNGDWKGYVRRLNAIYKERRDAMLAALAEFMPKDVYWTHPEGGLFVWATLPSYLDATAMLPRAIAKNVAYVPGEGFYAGGEHKNNMRLNFSFVESEKIRRGIEVLADVIRERVELRTDLERGQTGRKLSATNPLVQRATAGRDG; translated from the coding sequence ATGCCGCTCGTAGACCTCGACAGGTTCGACTTCCTCTACGCAAACCGGGTCAAGGGCATGAAGACCGCCGCGACCCGCGACCTCATGGCGACGCTCTCGCGGCCGGGGATCATCTCCCTGGCCGGGGGCTTCCCGGACACCCGGGCCTTCGGGGAGGAGGCCTTCCGGGACCTCTCCTCGGCCATAGCCCGCGACTCGGCCCAGGCCCTCCAGTACGGCCCGACGGGCGGACTCGAAGGGATAAAGGACGTTATTGCGGAGGTGATGCGCGCCGAGGGGACCCCCGCAGACCAGGACAACGTCTTTATAACCACCGGCGCGCAGCAGGCGCTCGACCTCGTGGCGAAGGTGTTCCTTGACGAGGGGGACGCTATTCTCTGCGAGGGCCCGACGTACGCCGGGGCGCTAAACGCCTTTGCGGCGTACCGGCCGAGGATAGCGCACGTCCCGATGGACCGGGCGGGCATTATCCCGTCGGCGGCGCGCGAGACGCTCAAGCGGGCAAAGAAGCAGGGCCTTCACGTCAAGTTCATCTACACCGTCCCGAACTTCCAGAACCCCGGCGGGGTAACGCTCGCCAAAGAGCGGCGCAGGGAGCTTCTGGACCTTGCGCGGGAGTTCGACCTCGTTATCGTCGAGGACAACCCCTACGGGATGCTCCGCTTCGAGGGCGAGCCGCTGCCAACGCTCGCGGCGCTTGAGATCGAGGAGCACGGCGACGTTGACCGGGTGGTGTACCTCGGAACGTTCTCAAAGATCTTCGCGCCCGGCGTGAGGCTCGGGTGGGTGCACGCCCAGCCGGGAATCCTGCACAAGATCAACGTCGGCAAGCAGGGGGCGGACCTCTGCTCGTCGAACCTGTCGCAGATCATGATCACGAGCTACTTCCAGAACGGCGACTGGAAGGGCTACGTCAGGCGGCTGAACGCGATCTACAAGGAGCGTCGGGATGCGATGCTCGCCGCGCTCGCGGAGTTCATGCCCAAGGACGTCTACTGGACGCACCCGGAGGGCGGGCTCTTTGTGTGGGCGACGCTCCCCTCCTACCTCGACGCGACGGCGATGCTCCCGAGGGCGATTGCGAAGAACGTCGCCTACGTGCCGGGTGAGGGCTTCTACGCCGGGGGCGAGCACAAAAACAACATGCGCCTGAACTTCTCGTTTGTCGAGTCGGAGAAGATCCGGCGCGGCATAGAGGTGCTTGCGGACGTGATCCGCGAGCGCGTCGAGCTTCGCACCGACCTGGAGCGCGGCCAGACCGGACGCAAGCTCTCGGCCACAAACCCGCTCGTCCAGCGCGCGACCGCCGGAAGGGACGGCTAG
- the rdgB gene encoding RdgB/HAM1 family non-canonical purine NTP pyrophosphatase, with amino-acid sequence MAHDPPQTASKGSSGRPVFVTSNRNKLREVEGMLGLALDAASPDVPEVQSLDFSTVALAKVRAARKALGDPPVPVFVDDSGLVVEAWNGFPGALTKWLLGSVGTEGLLAMLRGFPDRSARAVCVVAVSDARGETQAFKGEVRGKITTEPRGKEGFGYDPVFRPDGSDLTYAELGDEKHRLSHRAVAFQSFKGWLEGRAKGRERDV; translated from the coding sequence ATGGCGCACGATCCACCTCAAACAGCCTCGAAAGGCTCGTCCGGTCGCCCGGTCTTCGTTACCTCCAACCGGAACAAGCTGCGCGAGGTCGAGGGTATGCTCGGACTCGCGCTCGACGCTGCCTCGCCGGACGTCCCGGAGGTCCAGTCCCTCGACTTCTCGACCGTCGCCCTGGCGAAGGTCCGCGCCGCCCGCAAGGCGCTCGGAGACCCTCCCGTGCCGGTCTTCGTGGATGACTCGGGACTCGTCGTCGAGGCGTGGAACGGCTTTCCGGGCGCGCTCACGAAGTGGCTTCTGGGGAGCGTCGGTACCGAGGGTCTGCTCGCGATGCTCCGGGGCTTTCCCGACCGCTCGGCGCGCGCCGTATGCGTCGTCGCGGTCTCCGACGCGCGCGGTGAGACACAGGCATTCAAAGGCGAGGTTCGGGGAAAGATCACGACCGAGCCCCGCGGCAAGGAGGGCTTCGGATACGACCCGGTCTTCCGGCCGGACGGCTCCGATCTCACCTACGCCGAACTCGGGGACGAAAAACACCGCCTCTCGCACCGGGCCGTCGCTTTCCAGAGCTTCAAAGGCTGGCTCGAAGGTCGCGCAAAGGGCCGGGAGCGGGATGTATAG
- the pdhA gene encoding pyruvate dehydrogenase (acetyl-transferring) E1 component subunit alpha, with translation MSETGQGAVATERGPERLLDFYREMVVIRAFEDACGRGFRQGKIGGYLHVYTGQEAVATGFLSAFKEGDRVITAYRDHAHALLLGADPKEVMAELYGKGTGMVKGKGGSMHLFDVKNGLMGGYGIVGGHIPLGVGFAYAQRYMGTEHITQLYLGDGAINNGAFHEAANLAGLWGKDGMCPCLFILENNQYGMGTSVSRSTAQTDLTQKFHAHGIESEKVDGMDLEAVLEVAERAADQVRETGVPYAVEALTYRTVPHGAADFFEKYRTKEEVEKWRERDPIGLLEKRLLEEGVEEEKLDELKSEAQEKIKEAVKFADESEEPPLEELYTDVYAGEDEYMGEK, from the coding sequence TTGAGTGAGACGGGGCAGGGCGCGGTAGCGACGGAGAGAGGGCCGGAGAGGCTTCTGGACTTCTACCGGGAGATGGTCGTTATCCGGGCCTTTGAGGATGCGTGCGGTCGCGGGTTCCGGCAGGGGAAGATCGGGGGCTACCTCCACGTCTACACGGGGCAGGAGGCTGTTGCGACCGGGTTCCTCTCCGCTTTCAAGGAGGGTGACCGGGTCATAACGGCGTACCGCGACCACGCGCACGCGCTGCTTCTCGGGGCGGACCCGAAGGAGGTCATGGCCGAGCTCTACGGCAAGGGCACGGGGATGGTCAAGGGCAAGGGCGGCTCGATGCACCTCTTCGACGTGAAGAACGGCCTTATGGGCGGCTACGGCATCGTCGGCGGGCACATACCCTTGGGGGTCGGGTTCGCCTACGCGCAGCGCTACATGGGCACCGAGCACATAACGCAGCTCTACCTCGGGGACGGCGCGATAAACAACGGAGCCTTCCACGAGGCGGCGAACCTCGCCGGGCTGTGGGGCAAGGACGGGATGTGTCCGTGCCTTTTCATTCTGGAGAACAACCAGTACGGGATGGGCACGAGCGTCAGCCGCTCGACCGCGCAGACCGACCTGACGCAGAAGTTCCACGCCCACGGCATCGAGAGCGAGAAGGTCGACGGGATGGACCTAGAGGCCGTGCTAGAGGTGGCCGAGCGCGCAGCGGATCAGGTCCGCGAGACCGGTGTTCCTTATGCCGTCGAGGCGCTTACCTACCGGACGGTCCCGCACGGAGCGGCCGACTTCTTCGAGAAGTACCGCACAAAGGAAGAGGTCGAGAAGTGGCGCGAGCGCGACCCGATCGGGCTCCTTGAGAAGCGGCTGCTCGAAGAAGGCGTCGAGGAGGAGAAGCTCGACGAGCTCAAGAGCGAGGCGCAGGAGAAGATAAAGGAGGCCGTCAAGTTCGCCGACGAGTCCGAGGAGCCGCCCCTTGAGGAGCTCTACACGGACGTGTACGCCGGGGAAGACGAGTACATGGGGGAGAAGTAA
- a CDS encoding alpha-ketoacid dehydrogenase subunit beta, with translation MAETKTYREALREGMVHELDKDENVVLMGEDIGVYGGTHLITDGLYDQYGPKRIMDTPIAEGGFVGAAIGMAMLGMRPVVEMMTWNFSFLASDQIIQNAAKVRYFSGGQTKVPLVIRGPNGGGVQLSAQHTHSLENMYGHFPGLKVVSPVTPNDAKGMMITAIRDDNPVIFLEAGALYGTKGEVEDGDNAVEFGKARIAREGSDVTLIAYGRQVNLCLRAADTLEEEDGVSAEVIDLRSIRPFDEETIVKSVEKTHRAVAVQEQWKWFGVASEVAAIIQDQAFDYLDAPVQRVSGAEVPAPYARNLELAAFPSEKMVANAARRTLYMEEK, from the coding sequence TTGGCCGAGACAAAGACCTACCGCGAGGCGCTTCGCGAGGGGATGGTCCACGAGCTCGACAAAGACGAGAACGTCGTGCTCATGGGCGAGGACATCGGGGTGTACGGCGGCACGCACCTCATAACCGACGGCCTCTACGACCAGTACGGGCCGAAGAGGATCATGGACACCCCGATAGCCGAGGGCGGCTTTGTCGGGGCGGCTATCGGGATGGCGATGCTCGGGATGAGGCCCGTCGTCGAGATGATGACCTGGAACTTCTCCTTTCTCGCCTCGGACCAGATAATCCAGAACGCCGCGAAGGTAAGGTACTTCTCCGGCGGCCAGACAAAGGTCCCGCTCGTCATTCGCGGTCCCAACGGCGGCGGCGTGCAGCTTTCGGCCCAGCACACGCACTCGCTGGAGAACATGTACGGACACTTCCCGGGTTTGAAGGTCGTCTCGCCGGTGACCCCCAACGACGCCAAGGGGATGATGATCACGGCCATAAGGGACGACAACCCCGTGATCTTCCTTGAAGCCGGAGCGCTCTACGGCACGAAGGGCGAGGTCGAGGATGGCGACAACGCCGTCGAGTTCGGCAAGGCGCGCATCGCCCGCGAGGGCTCGGACGTAACGCTTATCGCCTACGGGCGGCAGGTAAACCTCTGTCTCCGGGCGGCGGACACGCTCGAAGAGGAGGACGGCGTGAGCGCCGAGGTGATAGACCTGCGCTCGATCCGGCCTTTCGACGAGGAGACGATCGTGAAGAGCGTCGAGAAGACGCACCGGGCCGTCGCCGTGCAGGAGCAGTGGAAGTGGTTCGGTGTGGCGAGCGAGGTCGCCGCGATAATCCAGGACCAGGCCTTTGACTACCTCGACGCACCGGTGCAGCGCGTGAGCGGCGCCGAAGTCCCGGCTCCGTACGCCCGCAACCTCGAGCTCGCCGCCTTCCCCTCGGAGAAGATGGTCGCCAACGCCGCCCGCAGGACGCTCTACATGGAGGAGAAGTAA
- a CDS encoding dihydrolipoamide acetyltransferase family protein, giving the protein MPEVIMPKMGDAMEEGTLLKWLKSEGDEVSEGEPIAEIETDKVTLELEAEDAGTLAKLYAGEGDEIPVGEAIAFIAGEGEEAPEAASGGSAESKAEEGADDGGGSQTTATATEAPETGEQTGEQAAEGAEAPQQTNGQYRASPIVRRLARENDLDLSKIKGSGPAGRIVERDVKQALESGAAKADGKTDAQAAPAADGKTDADAKQATAGTPRAEAPAPTGAEGTEVKPLTKMQQVVATRMSQSKQEVPHFYVSVEAEVDALMALRKQLNDSLAEDGVKLSVNDFVMKACAVGLKKFPNLNALWTAEGIETHERVDMAMAVALDAGLITPVIKDAGRITLSAISAQAKDLASRARDGKLKPEEYQGGTFTVSNMGMFGIENFSAIINQPQAAIVAVASIFKRPAFDEDGNVVARSFMKLTLSADHRIANGAEGALYMAEVKRLLEAPMNLVV; this is encoded by the coding sequence GTGCCAGAGGTGATCATGCCCAAGATGGGCGACGCGATGGAGGAGGGGACCCTCCTGAAGTGGCTCAAGAGCGAGGGCGACGAGGTCTCCGAGGGCGAGCCGATCGCCGAGATCGAGACCGACAAGGTCACCCTGGAGCTTGAGGCCGAGGACGCCGGGACCCTGGCGAAGCTCTACGCGGGCGAGGGGGACGAGATCCCGGTCGGAGAGGCCATAGCGTTTATCGCCGGTGAGGGCGAGGAGGCCCCCGAGGCCGCCTCCGGCGGTTCGGCCGAGTCCAAGGCCGAGGAAGGCGCGGACGACGGGGGCGGCTCCCAGACCACCGCCACCGCCACCGAAGCCCCCGAGACCGGGGAGCAGACCGGAGAGCAGGCCGCGGAAGGGGCCGAGGCTCCGCAGCAGACCAACGGCCAGTACCGGGCAAGCCCCATTGTCCGGCGCCTCGCTCGCGAGAACGACCTCGACCTCTCCAAGATAAAGGGGTCCGGGCCCGCCGGGCGCATCGTCGAGCGCGACGTGAAGCAGGCTCTGGAGAGCGGCGCTGCGAAGGCCGACGGAAAGACCGACGCCCAGGCGGCGCCCGCCGCTGACGGTAAGACCGACGCCGACGCCAAGCAGGCGACGGCCGGCACGCCGAGGGCCGAGGCCCCCGCGCCGACCGGGGCCGAGGGCACCGAGGTCAAGCCGCTCACGAAGATGCAGCAGGTCGTTGCGACGAGGATGAGCCAGTCCAAGCAGGAGGTCCCGCACTTCTACGTCAGCGTGGAGGCCGAGGTGGACGCGCTCATGGCCCTCAGAAAGCAGCTCAACGACTCGCTCGCCGAGGACGGCGTCAAGCTCTCCGTCAACGACTTCGTGATGAAGGCGTGCGCGGTCGGGCTCAAGAAGTTCCCGAACCTGAACGCGCTGTGGACCGCCGAGGGCATCGAGACCCACGAGCGGGTAGACATGGCGATGGCCGTCGCGCTCGACGCTGGGCTCATAACCCCGGTTATAAAGGACGCCGGGAGGATCACGCTCTCCGCCATAAGCGCCCAGGCGAAGGACCTTGCAAGCCGCGCGCGCGACGGAAAGCTCAAGCCCGAGGAGTACCAGGGCGGGACGTTCACCGTCTCGAACATGGGCATGTTCGGCATCGAGAACTTCTCGGCGATCATAAACCAGCCGCAGGCGGCCATCGTCGCCGTCGCAAGCATCTTCAAGCGTCCGGCCTTCGACGAGGACGGGAACGTCGTTGCTCGCTCCTTTATGAAGCTCACCCTCTCGGCCGACCACCGCATCGCCAACGGCGCGGAGGGCGCGCTCTACATGGCCGAGGTCAAGCGGCTCCTCGAAGCCCCGATGAACCTCGTCGTGTAG
- the efeB gene encoding iron uptake transporter deferrochelatase/peroxidase subunit: MSGHSKDQGGDSFLSKRRFTRRQVLGLAGTFGAGAFFGGGSVLASESAGGQTVEFYGRHQAGIATPQQDRLHFAAFDLTASSAGEVRDLMREWTEAAAWMCAGESVGEENENAFIPPDDTGEAQDLTPGRLTVTFGFGPTLFESDGEDRFGLAARRPSALREIPDLPGDALDPDRSGGDICVQACADDPQVAFHAVRNLARIGRGRAVLRWSQLGFGRTSSTSDAQATPRNLMGFKDGTNNLRAEDEDLMKRYVWVEDPGWMRGGTYLVARRIRMLIEVWDRTVLGEQEQTIGRHRNSGAPLGKKDEFDDIDLEARGPDGLPLTPMDSHVRLARERLEDERILRRGYSFTDGIDPRTAQLDAGLFFICFQRDPQRQFVPLQRRLGQNDRLNEYIQHTSSAVFACPPGAGRGGYVGEGLFA; the protein is encoded by the coding sequence ATGTCCGGGCACTCCAAAGACCAGGGAGGGGACAGTTTCCTCTCCAAACGGAGGTTCACCCGCAGGCAGGTGCTCGGCCTGGCGGGGACCTTCGGAGCCGGAGCGTTCTTCGGCGGGGGCTCGGTGCTGGCGAGCGAGAGCGCCGGCGGGCAGACCGTGGAGTTCTACGGCCGGCACCAGGCCGGTATAGCTACGCCCCAGCAGGACCGGCTTCACTTCGCCGCGTTCGACCTTACGGCCTCCTCGGCGGGGGAGGTCCGCGACCTTATGCGCGAGTGGACGGAGGCTGCGGCATGGATGTGCGCGGGCGAGTCGGTCGGAGAGGAGAACGAGAACGCCTTTATCCCGCCCGACGACACCGGAGAGGCCCAGGACCTCACGCCGGGCCGCCTCACGGTTACTTTCGGCTTCGGCCCGACCCTCTTCGAGAGCGACGGAGAAGACCGCTTCGGCCTCGCTGCCAGACGTCCTTCGGCGCTCAGGGAGATACCGGACCTCCCCGGCGACGCTCTCGACCCGGACCGTTCCGGCGGGGACATCTGCGTTCAGGCGTGCGCCGACGACCCGCAGGTCGCCTTTCACGCGGTCCGGAACCTCGCGAGGATCGGCCGCGGCAGGGCCGTGCTCCGCTGGTCCCAGCTGGGCTTCGGCAGGACCTCCAGCACGAGCGACGCACAGGCCACCCCGCGCAACCTCATGGGTTTCAAGGACGGCACGAACAACCTGCGCGCCGAAGACGAGGACCTGATGAAGCGGTACGTGTGGGTGGAGGATCCGGGCTGGATGCGAGGCGGCACGTACCTCGTCGCGCGCCGGATCAGGATGCTTATAGAAGTCTGGGACCGGACCGTCCTTGGGGAACAGGAGCAGACAATAGGGCGCCACAGAAACAGCGGCGCTCCGCTCGGGAAAAAGGATGAGTTCGACGACATAGACCTCGAAGCCCGGGGGCCGGACGGGCTCCCGCTCACCCCGATGGACTCGCACGTCCGGCTCGCCCGGGAGAGGCTTGAGGACGAACGGATACTGCGCCGGGGGTACTCCTTTACCGACGGCATAGACCCGCGGACCGCGCAGCTCGATGCGGGGCTCTTCTTTATCTGCTTTCAGCGCGACCCGCAGAGGCAGTTCGTCCCGCTTCAGCGGCGCCTCGGCCAGAACGACCGGCTCAACGAGTACATCCAGCACACCTCAAGCGCCGTCTTTGCCTGCCCGCCCGGAGCCGGGCGCGGCGGCTACGTCGGAGAGGGTCTCTTCGCGTAG
- the efeO gene encoding iron uptake system protein EfeO — MSLKRPILALLAAASLFAVFGCNVDRELIATRDPSEGEAREEAQEQAAFFQIEGGPELEAAAREYQEYVDAQSALLVDRTKRFAAAVEAGDVEEAKRLYASSREPWERIEPVAEKFGNLDPEVDAREGDVPEAQWTGFHRIEKSLWTENTTEGMDEYATELVSDVERLEREVDGIELQPSDPVFGAVELLNEVSATKITGEEERYSHTDLHDIAANVEGAEVAFETVKPVVSRRDPELVAEIEGAFGDVHAEIEPYSRGEGAWASYEELDESDRRSLSQKIDALAEPLSLVGRVLTGS; from the coding sequence ATGAGCTTGAAGAGGCCGATCCTCGCCCTGCTTGCGGCGGCGTCGCTGTTTGCGGTCTTCGGGTGCAACGTGGATCGGGAGCTTATCGCGACGCGGGACCCCTCCGAGGGCGAGGCCCGCGAAGAGGCGCAGGAGCAGGCGGCTTTCTTTCAGATCGAGGGCGGCCCGGAGCTGGAAGCGGCGGCCCGCGAGTATCAGGAGTACGTGGACGCGCAGAGCGCCCTCCTAGTCGACCGGACAAAGCGCTTCGCCGCAGCCGTCGAGGCGGGAGACGTAGAAGAGGCCAAGCGCCTTTACGCGTCTTCAAGAGAGCCGTGGGAGCGTATCGAGCCGGTGGCCGAGAAGTTCGGAAACCTCGACCCGGAGGTCGACGCGCGGGAGGGCGACGTGCCCGAGGCGCAGTGGACCGGGTTTCACCGGATAGAGAAGTCGCTTTGGACCGAGAACACAACCGAAGGCATGGATGAGTACGCAACCGAGCTCGTAAGCGACGTCGAGCGTCTTGAGCGGGAGGTGGACGGCATAGAGCTACAGCCCTCCGACCCGGTGTTCGGGGCGGTCGAACTGCTGAACGAGGTCTCGGCGACAAAGATCACCGGCGAGGAGGAGCGCTATTCGCACACCGATCTCCACGACATCGCGGCGAACGTCGAAGGGGCCGAGGTCGCCTTCGAGACCGTGAAGCCCGTCGTGTCCCGGCGCGACCCGGAGCTCGTAGCCGAGATCGAGGGCGCGTTCGGGGACGTACACGCGGAGATCGAACCCTACAGCCGGGGCGAGGGCGCGTGGGCGAGCTACGAGGAGCTCGACGAGAGCGACCGGCGGAGCCTCAGCCAGAAAATAGACGCGCTCGCCGAGCCTCTCTCGCTCGTCGGGCGCGTGCTGACCGGGTCGTAG
- a CDS encoding FTR1 family iron permease, whose amino-acid sequence MIERRTGVFAAFVVLLREGFEASLLVAIVLAYLTRIGRWKERRQVWFGVGAALVVSIVLGGVLFATARELSGPAEKLFEACALLLAVGFLTYMVLWMRRESRTISGSIRREVDSAVKRGSGFALALLVFVMVLREGVETGLFVFGISRASTPLQTAIGATAGVLAAVALGYAVYALGKSINLGAFFRYTGAFIIVVAAGLLAQGIVNLQLAGLVPAFLYPLWDVSEMPVLGATGGLGQFLGILVGWDPRPDLLEFCAWFLYLLIVGYLFFRPQTTQEVGQTPRSARAAEQGA is encoded by the coding sequence TTGATAGAGCGGAGGACAGGCGTGTTTGCGGCATTCGTGGTGCTTTTACGGGAGGGCTTCGAGGCGAGCCTGCTCGTAGCTATTGTGCTGGCGTACCTGACAAGGATCGGCCGTTGGAAGGAGAGGCGTCAGGTCTGGTTCGGAGTGGGGGCTGCACTCGTCGTCTCGATCGTGCTCGGCGGTGTTCTGTTTGCGACGGCGAGGGAGCTTAGCGGTCCGGCAGAGAAACTTTTCGAGGCCTGCGCGCTGTTGCTGGCGGTCGGCTTTCTGACCTACATGGTCCTGTGGATGCGCCGGGAGTCGCGGACGATCTCCGGCAGCATCCGGCGCGAGGTAGATTCGGCGGTCAAGCGTGGAAGCGGGTTCGCGCTCGCCCTTCTCGTGTTCGTGATGGTGCTTCGCGAGGGTGTAGAGACCGGACTTTTCGTCTTCGGCATCAGCCGCGCCTCGACCCCGCTTCAGACGGCTATCGGCGCGACGGCGGGAGTGCTGGCGGCGGTCGCGCTCGGGTATGCGGTCTATGCGCTCGGCAAGAGCATAAACCTCGGGGCGTTCTTCAGGTACACGGGCGCATTTATCATTGTCGTGGCGGCGGGGCTTCTGGCGCAGGGGATCGTCAACCTGCAGCTTGCCGGGCTCGTGCCGGCTTTTCTCTACCCGCTCTGGGACGTAAGCGAGATGCCCGTGCTCGGAGCGACGGGCGGGCTCGGGCAGTTCCTCGGCATCCTTGTGGGCTGGGACCCGCGTCCGGACCTGCTTGAGTTCTGCGCCTGGTTTCTGTACCTGCTGATCGTCGGCTACCTTTTCTTCAGGCCGCAGACAACGCAAGAGGTCGGGCAGACGCCGCGGTCCGCCCGAGCCGCAGAGCAGGGGGCGTGA
- a CDS encoding 2-phosphosulfolactate phosphatase, with the protein MRAFYGGGETGAREAARRGSAVVVVDVYRASTTVAVLIEKGARVVPVASIEAAASFPGADYRVGERGSAKVKGFDFGNSPTEIRDASIVPGSTVALSTTNGTRVVEAAAGAAQVFMGAIVNARAVAAALIRDGGPVTVVGCGWEGRRSSEDESGAGAILARLEELGARLDGRAESVVRGYRRRTEAALRRNSAARRLKRLGYEHDLDLCLAPEAVPVVPRLVGDAFVGDAPAGT; encoded by the coding sequence ATGAGGGCCTTTTACGGCGGAGGCGAGACGGGGGCGCGCGAGGCGGCGCGGCGGGGTTCGGCGGTCGTCGTGGTGGACGTGTACCGGGCGAGCACGACGGTTGCGGTGCTTATCGAGAAGGGGGCGCGGGTCGTGCCGGTAGCCTCGATCGAGGCCGCAGCGAGCTTTCCCGGGGCGGACTACCGGGTCGGAGAGCGCGGGAGCGCGAAGGTCAAGGGTTTCGACTTCGGGAACTCCCCGACGGAGATCCGGGATGCGAGCATCGTCCCCGGCTCTACCGTTGCACTGAGCACGACGAACGGTACGCGCGTCGTCGAGGCCGCCGCGGGCGCTGCGCAGGTCTTTATGGGGGCCATCGTCAACGCGCGGGCCGTCGCCGCGGCGCTCATCCGGGACGGCGGGCCGGTCACGGTCGTCGGGTGTGGCTGGGAGGGCCGGAGGTCGTCGGAGGATGAGTCGGGGGCAGGGGCGATCCTCGCCCGCCTCGAAGAGCTTGGCGCGCGCCTCGACGGACGAGCCGAGAGCGTTGTCCGGGGCTACCGGCGCCGGACGGAGGCCGCGCTCCGGCGCAACAGCGCCGCCCGCAGGCTCAAGCGGCTCGGCTACGAGCACGACCTCGACCTCTGCCTCGCCCCCGAGGCCGTGCCGGTCGTCCCGAGGCTCGTAGGGGACGCCTTCGTCGGCGACGCCCCCGCCGGAACCTGA
- a CDS encoding PQQ-dependent sugar dehydrogenase translates to MREMYSAARGSGRSFGIRAAVALCGVLVATLAGLAGGAAQGQETEEETRKTAATPPYRATVVARGLALPWGLDFFPNGDAIVTERDSGRVLRVSPGGKVRTIQVIPEGGEGEGGLLGVALAPDFAQSREVYAYVSTRRDNRVVVFKPGGTPRAVFTGIPVGRIHNGGRIAFGPDGKLYIGTGDAGNTALSQQRGSLGGKILRINRDGTVPSDNPFGSAVWTYGHRNVQGLAWDGVGRMYATELGQATFDEVNRIVQGENYGWPEAEGPSSNPAYRNPLATFNPDNASPSGATVYRSNRIRAWRGDLFFAALKGERLWRLDRDDRGNVVRKNYLLRGTYGRLRAVEEGPNGALWLLTSNGTNDRVVRLSPR, encoded by the coding sequence ATGAGAGAGATGTACTCGGCGGCGCGGGGCTCCGGCCGGAGCTTCGGTATTCGGGCGGCGGTGGCGCTCTGCGGCGTGCTCGTCGCCACGCTTGCGGGGCTCGCGGGCGGAGCGGCGCAGGGACAGGAGACAGAAGAGGAGACAAGAAAGACCGCGGCCACCCCGCCGTACCGGGCCACGGTCGTTGCACGGGGCCTCGCGCTCCCGTGGGGGCTCGACTTCTTCCCGAACGGAGATGCGATCGTCACGGAGCGAGACTCGGGGAGGGTGCTCCGCGTCTCCCCGGGCGGGAAGGTGCGGACGATCCAGGTTATTCCAGAGGGCGGAGAGGGCGAGGGCGGGCTGCTCGGGGTCGCGCTCGCGCCGGACTTCGCCCAGAGCCGGGAGGTCTACGCCTACGTCTCGACCCGGAGGGACAACCGGGTGGTCGTGTTCAAGCCCGGCGGGACGCCACGCGCCGTCTTTACCGGGATACCCGTCGGCCGGATACACAACGGAGGCAGGATAGCCTTCGGCCCCGACGGGAAGCTCTACATCGGGACGGGAGACGCCGGGAACACGGCCCTCTCGCAGCAGAGAGGTTCACTCGGCGGGAAGATCCTGCGCATAAACCGCGACGGTACCGTCCCCTCCGACAACCCGTTCGGGAGCGCCGTCTGGACCTACGGGCACCGGAACGTCCAGGGCCTCGCCTGGGACGGGGTGGGCCGGATGTACGCCACCGAGCTCGGGCAGGCGACCTTTGACGAGGTCAACAGGATCGTCCAGGGAGAGAACTACGGCTGGCCGGAGGCCGAGGGGCCGAGCAGCAACCCCGCCTACAGGAACCCGCTTGCGACCTTCAACCCCGACAACGCCTCCCCGAGCGGTGCGACGGTCTACCGCAGCAACCGCATCCGGGCCTGGAGGGGCGACCTGTTCTTCGCCGCGCTCAAGGGCGAGCGGCTCTGGAGGCTCGACCGGGACGACCGGGGGAACGTCGTCCGCAAGAACTACCTGCTTCGCGGGACCTACGGACGCCTCCGGGCCGTCGAGGAGGGACCGAACGGCGCGCTCTGGCTTCTGACCTCCAACGGGACGAACGACCGGGTCGTCCGCCTCTCGCCGCGCTAG